In Desulfobaccales bacterium, the following proteins share a genomic window:
- a CDS encoding DUF1320 domain-containing protein → MAYCSVEDLLNMISREELAALTAEAGEEPDSTVIGAAIAKAEDEINTYVAGRYEVPLAPVPAQILGVAVDLTLYHLYSRRSVMPTVRRQRYEAALMFLRLVAAGQVHLEEAVGQGEKAGQPAEMTGGVRLFSRSSLGDW, encoded by the coding sequence ATGGCTTATTGCAGTGTCGAAGACCTGCTCAACATGATCTCCCGGGAGGAGCTGGCGGCGCTCACCGCCGAGGCGGGAGAGGAACCGGACAGCACGGTGATCGGAGCGGCCATCGCCAAGGCGGAGGATGAGATCAACACCTATGTGGCGGGCCGGTATGAGGTGCCGTTGGCGCCGGTGCCTGCCCAGATTCTGGGGGTGGCGGTGGATCTCACTCTCTACCACCTCTACTCCCGGCGCAGCGTCATGCCGACAGTGCGGCGCCAGCGCTATGAGGCGGCACTCATGTTTCTTAGGCTGGTGGCCGCAGGACAGGTGCACCTGGAGGAGGCGGTGGGCCAGGGCGAGAAGGCCGGTCAACCGGCGGAGATGACCGGCGGCGTGCGGCTCTTCAGCCGGAGCAGTCTCGGAGACTGGTGA
- a CDS encoding phage protein Gp37: protein MSGYSWSEIEDAVVAALSPVLGERVKTLRPYQGDWREDLKQETWRLPAVLVRLGGTRAAAVGPGAYEVSLELTVLVLNRDLRPPEGRRGQEGTYALGALIRQALWHQDLGRELLPLALAEERTLLGPPEYEVHSLTFRTGWLETPGTEG from the coding sequence ATGTCCGGCTACTCCTGGAGCGAGATTGAGGATGCGGTCGTCGCCGCCTTAAGCCCGGTTTTGGGGGAGCGGGTGAAGACCCTGCGGCCCTACCAGGGGGACTGGCGGGAGGACCTGAAGCAGGAGACCTGGCGACTGCCGGCGGTGCTGGTGCGCCTGGGGGGAACCCGGGCGGCGGCCGTGGGCCCGGGTGCCTATGAAGTGAGCCTGGAGCTGACGGTGCTGGTCCTTAACCGGGATCTCAGGCCGCCGGAGGGCCGTCGGGGCCAGGAAGGCACCTATGCCCTGGGCGCTCTCATCCGCCAGGCCCTCTGGCACCAGGACCTGGGGCGGGAGCTTCTGCCCCTGGCGCTGGCGGAGGAGCGAACGCTTTTGGGTCCCCCGGAATATGAGGTGCACTCCCTCACCTTCAGGACCGGCTGGCTGGAAACGCCGGGGACCGAAGGATGA